One window of the Candidatus Zixiibacteriota bacterium genome contains the following:
- a CDS encoding conserved hypothetical protein (Evidence 4 : Unknown function but conserved in other organisms) — translation MTAPFNFYTQAHLVRLLGTKAKNAAELTEGIRKVPTSSIYYHTHHFLRQHNYLSPEPTNDFAYWVSNILGRRELGEALASVDIITFKDLEDLRSEFIRKLEKYNGRNGPVSEVPEGHEFHFMSCITVVTPTHCHAASVPEFVDCLKNISVNSLYYHVFEARMRLTNGANDFAIWLRSNGLEKAALNISRLDPYTMTLEGLRERIIEIVGKYV, via the coding sequence TCAATTTTTACACTCAGGCGCACCTCGTTCGCCTGCTGGGAACAAAAGCCAAAAATGCCGCGGAACTGACCGAGGGAATCAGAAAAGTTCCGACCTCCTCAATATATTATCATACCCATCATTTCTTGCGCCAGCATAACTACCTGTCGCCGGAGCCGACCAATGATTTCGCTTATTGGGTATCCAATATTCTGGGCCGAAGGGAATTGGGGGAGGCTCTGGCCAGCGTTGATATTATCACATTCAAGGATTTGGAAGATTTGCGGAGCGAATTTATTCGCAAATTGGAGAAATATAACGGCCGCAACGGCCCGGTCTCCGAAGTTCCCGAAGGGCATGAATTTCATTTCATGAGCTGCATAACCGTCGTTACCCCGACACACTGTCACGCGGCAAGCGTTCCCGAATTCGTCGACTGCCTTAAAAATATAAGCGTGAATTCCCTTTATTATCACGTTTTTGAGGCTCGTATGCGCCTGACCAACGGCGCCAATGACTTTGCCATATGGTTGAGAAGCAATGGCCTGGAAAAGGCGGCTCTGAATATCTCCCGCCTCGATCCCTATACCATGACCCTCGAGGGTCTGCGCGAACGCATTATTGAAATCGTGGGGAAATATGTCTGA